The Siniperca chuatsi isolate FFG_IHB_CAS linkage group LG7, ASM2008510v1, whole genome shotgun sequence genome includes a window with the following:
- the cluha gene encoding clustered mitochondria protein homolog isoform X3 has protein sequence MVNGDRAHGHTEEAESKQDGNGETDGGEDSNEQEVIVIQDTGFTVKIQAPGTEPFDLQVSPQEMVQEIHQVLMDREDTCHRTCFSLQLDGNVLDNFAELKSIEGLQEGSLLKVVEEPYTVREARIHVRHIRDLLKSLDPSDAYNGVDCNSLSFLSIFTDGDLGDSGKRKKKGNELEQIDCTPPEHILPGSKDRPLVPLQPQNKDWKPMQCLKVLTMSGWNPPPGNRKMHGDLMYLYMVTVEERHVSVTASTRGFYLNQSTTYNFNPKPANPSFLSHSLVELLSQISPAFKKNFTALQKKRVQRHPFERIATPFQVYSWTAPQVDHAMDCVRAEDAYTSRLGYEEHIPGQTRDWNEELQTTRELPRKNLPERLLRERAIFKVHSDFAAAATRGAMAVIDGNVMAINPGEETRMQMFIWNNIFFSLGFDVRDHYRELGGDAAAHAAPTNDLNGVRAYGAVDVEGLYTLGTVVVDYRGYRVTAQSIIPGILEREQEQSVIYGSIDFGKTVVSHSKYLELLEKTSRPLKVQRHNVLNEKNETVELCSSVECKGIIGNDGRHYILDLLRTFPPDLNFLPVDGEELPPESQRQGFPRQHRHRLACLRQELIEAFVEHRYLLFMKMAALQLMQQKANKDTKTNTPALTETSETTSESNADTTQTPTTASDSLSAAEVSTDSTSQTVNITSVASQAATDSEENSSKPATNGPLDLAATQNGECKSPLEGKELEESIPGLAQAKELAETLVAEDGSCIDPKSREVVLNACKAVGSISNTSFDIRFNPDIFSPGVRFPDDSTDDVQKQKQLLKDAAAFLVSCQIPSLVKDCLDHSALPMDGATLTEALRQRGINVRYLGNVLEFVDKTPAKAQLEHFYRIGISELITRCAKHIFKTYLQGVELSALSAAVSHFLNCFLSSFPDAVAHLPPDELVSRRKSRKRRNRVPGGGDNTAWASLTPSELWKNIASEAQSYYHFTLQCESADQVVEKYGLQKITLLREISVKTGIQILIKEYNFDSRHKPAFTEEDILNIFPVVKHVNPKASDAFHFFQSGQAKVQQGFLKEGCELINEALNLFNNVYGAMHVEICACLRLLARLNYIMGDHPEALSNQQKAVLMSERVLGIEHPNTIQEYMHLALYCFANGQLSTALKLLYRARYLMLVVSGEDHPEMALLDSNIGLVLHGVMEYDLSLRFLENALTINTKYHGPRSLKVALSHHLVARVYESKAEFRSALQHEKEGYTIYKNQMGEAHEKTKESSEYLKYLTQQAVALQRTMNEIYKNGSNASIMPLKFTAPSMASVLEQLNIINGIIFIPLSQKDLENLKAEVQRRQQLQELGKSEEPTEDSPLELEDKIPID, from the exons ATGGTGAATGGTGACAGGGCTCATGGGCACACGGAGGAGGCAGAATCAAAGCAGGATGGGAACGGTGAGACGGACGGAGGAGAGGATTCTAACGAACAGGAAGTGATAGTGATCCAGGACACAGGTTTCACCGTTAAGATCCAGGCACCTGGAACAGAGCCATTTGACCTGCAG GTCTCTCCCCAGGAAATGGTACAGGAGATCCATCAGGTGTTGATGGACCGCGAGGACACCTGCCATCGCACCTGCTTCTCCCTGCAGCTGGACGGAAATGTGCTGGACAACTTTGCTGAGCTCAAGTCCATTGAGGGCCTGCAGGAGGGCTCGCTGCTCAAAGTGGTGGAAG aACCCTACACAGTGCGCGAGGCCCGCATCCATGTGCGTCACATCAGAGACCTGCTGAAAAGTCTGGACCCCTCGGACGCCTACAATGGAGTGGACTGCaactccctctccttcctcagtATCTTCACTGATGGAGACCTCGGAG ATAGTGGTAAGCGCAAGAAAAAGGGCAATGAGCTGGAGCAGATTGACTGCACCCCCCCAGAGCACATCCTGCCTGGCAGCAAAGATCGCCCCCTGGTGCCACTCCAGCCACAGAACAAGGACTGGAAG CCTATGCAGTGCCTGAAGGTCCTGACCATGAGCGGCTGGAACCCTCCACCTGGAAACAGGAAGATGCACGGTGACCTCATGTACCTGTACATGGTGACTGTGGAGGAACGCCACGTCAGCGTCACTGCCTCTACACGCGGCTTCTACCTCAACCA ATCGACTACCTACAACTTCAACCCTAAGCCAGCCAATCCCAGCTTCCTGAGCCATTCTCTGGTGGAGCTGCTGAGCCAGATCAGCCCTGCCTTCAAGAAGAACTTCACTGCCCTGCAAAAGAAACG GGTCCAGAGACACCCGTTTGAGAGGATAGCCACACCTTTCCAGGTGTACAGCTGGACAGCTCCGCAGGTAGACCACGCAATGGACTGTGTTCGAGCTGAGGACGCCTACACCTCCCGCCTGGGTTATGAGGAGCACATACCTGGACAG ACCAGAGATTGGAACGAGGAGCTGCAGACCACCAGAGAGCTGCCCCGGAAGAACCTGCCTGAACGCCTGCTGAGGGAGAGGGCCATATTCAAG gTCCACAGTGACTTTGCGGCAGCTGCCACTCGAGGCGCCATGGCAGTCATTGATGGGAACGTAATGGCCATCAACCCCGGTGAGGAAACACGCATGCAAATGTTCATCTGGAACAACATCTTCTTCAGCCTGGGCTTTGATGTGCGGGACCACTATCGTGAGCTGGGTGGAGATGCCGCTGCCCACGCCGCGCCCACCAATGACTTGAATGGAGTACGAGCTTACGGGGCAGTGGATGTGGAGGGTCTGTACACTCTGGGGACAGTAGTGGTGGACTACAGAGGCTACCGTGTCACCGCCCAGTCCATCATCCCAGGTATCCTGGAGCGTGAGCAGGAGCAGAGCGTCATCTACGGCTCCATTGACTTTGGAAAGACGGTTGTGTCTCACAGCAAATacctggagctgctggagaagaCCAGCAGGCCACTCAAG GTCCAGAGACACAACGTGTTGAACGAGAAAAACGAGACAGTGGAGCTGTGCTCTTCTGTCGAGTGTAAGGGCATCATCGGAAATGATGGCCGCCACTATATTCTGGACCTTCTTCGTACCTTCCCTCCTGACCTCAACTTCCTGCCTGTCGATGGAGAGGAGCTGCCTCCAGAGAGTCAGCGCCAAGGCTTCCCCCGCCAGCACCGCCACCGCCTGGCTTGTCTACGCCAAGAGCTCATCGAGGCGTTTGTTGAGCACAG ATATCTTCTCTTCATGAAGATGGCAGCGTTGCAGCTCATGcaacagaaagcaaacaaggACACTAAGACTAATACACCTGCTCTCACAGAAACCTCTGAAACAACATCAGAAAGCAATGCTGATACAACCCAGACACCGACCACTGCATCAGATTCTCTCAGTGCAGCAGAGGTCTCCACGGACAGCACAAGCCAGACAGTCAACATCACCTCTGTTGCCTCACAGGCAGCGACTGACAGTGAAGAAAACTCTTCAAAGCCCGCCACAAACGGGCCTCTAGACCTCGCAGCCACCCAAAATGGGGAGTGCAAGAGCCCACTGGAGGGTAAGGAGCTTGAGGAAAGTATTCCAGGATTAGCTCAGGCCAAAGAGCTGGCGGAGACCTTAGTTGCCGAAGATGGATCATGTATTG ATCCCAAAAGCCGTGAGGTGGTCCTCAACGCCTGCAAAGCAGTAGGCTCCATCAGCAACACATCTTTTGACATTCGCTTCAACCCCGACATCTTCTCCCCAG GAGTGCGTTTCCCAGACGACAGCACAGATGATGTTCAGAAGCAGAAGCAGCTTCTCAAAGATGCTGCTGCTTTCCTGGTGTCCTGTCAGATCCCATCACTG GTTAAAGACTGTTTGGACCACAGCGCTCTGCCCATGGATGGGGCCACACTGACCGAGGCCTTGCGCCAGAGAGGCATCAATGTTCGCTATTTGGGCAATGTTCTGGAGTTTGTGGACAAGACCCCCGCCAAAGCCCAGCTGGAGCACTTCTAT AGAATAGGAATCAGTGAGCTGATCACCAGATGTGCAAAACATATCTTCAAGACATATCTCCAG GGTGTGGAGTTGTCTGCCCTCTCTGCCGCTGTAAGCCATTTCCTAAACTGCTTCCTGAGCTCCTTCCCTGACGCTGTCGCACACCTGCCTCCTGACGAGCTGGTGTCACGCCGCAAAAGCCGCAAACGTCGCAACAGGGTCCCCGGCGGCGGTGACAACACGGCGTGGGCCAGCCTGACGCCCAGCGAGTTATGGAAGAACATTGCCTCTGAGGCCCAGAGCTACTATCACTTCACCCTACAGTG TGAAAGTGCGGACCAAGTGGTGGAGAAATACGGCCTCCAGAAAATCACTCTACTCAGAGAAATTTCAGTCAAAACTGGCATCCAG ATCCTGATAAAGGAGTATAACTTTGACAGCCGCCACAAGCCTGCCTTCACAGAGGAGGACATCCTGAATATTTTCCCTGTTGTGAAGCATGTGAACCCCAAAGCCTCAGATGCCTTCCACTTCTTCCAGAGTGGACAGGCCAAAGTGCAGCAAG GTTTTCTGAAGGAGGGCTGTGAGCTGATCAACGAGGCCCTTAACCTCTTCAACAATGTGTACGGAGCCATGCACGTAGAGATCTGTGCCTGCCTGCGCCTGCTGGCACGTCTTAATTACATCATGGGAGACCACCCTGAG GCTCTCAGCAACCAGCAAAAGGCTGTTCTGATGAGTGAAAGAGTCCTCGGCATCGAGCACCCCAACACAATTCAAGAATAT ATGCACTTGGCTCTGTACTGCTTTGCGAATGGCCAGCTGTCGACCGCCCTGAAGCTGCTTTATCGCGCCCGTTACCTCATGTTGGTGGTTAGCGGGGAGGACCACCCCGAGATGGCACTGCTAGAC AGTAACATCGGGCTGGTGCTGCACGGAGTGATGGAGTATGATTTATCGCTGAGGTTCCTGGAGAACGCCTTGACCATCAACACAAAGTACCACGGACCACGGTCCCTCAAAGTGGCCCTCAG CCATCATTTGGTTGCGAGGGTTTACGAGAGCAAGGCCGAATTCCGCTCTGCACTACAGCACGAGAAGGAGGGTTACACCATTTACAAGAACCAG ATGGGTGAGGCTCATGAGAAAACCAAGGAGAGCTCAGAGTACTTGAAGTATCTCACCCAACAGGCTGTAGCTCTGCAGAGAACCATGAATGAGATCTACAAGAACGGCTCCAACGCCAGCATCATGCCCCTCAAG TTCACTGCTCCCAGCATGGCCAGTGTCCTGGAACAGCTCAACATTATCAATGGCATCATCTTTATACCGCTCAG